A genomic window from Nocardioides rotundus includes:
- a CDS encoding sensor histidine kinase, translating into MSGPEPLPALPAAVEVAAFRIASEAMTNAVRHAGASRCRVDVSLNGCLELTIADNGRGQALATTSGVGWTSMRERAAELGGTCDISDRREGGLLVRAVLPVEEPPASAESRVER; encoded by the coding sequence GTGTCCGGGCCGGAGCCGCTGCCCGCGCTGCCCGCGGCGGTCGAGGTCGCTGCCTTCCGAATAGCATCTGAGGCGATGACAAACGCCGTCCGCCATGCTGGCGCGAGCCGCTGCCGGGTCGACGTGTCTTTGAACGGTTGCCTAGAACTCACCATCGCGGACAACGGGCGCGGTCAAGCGCTGGCGACTACGAGCGGGGTGGGGTGGACGTCGATGCGCGAGCGTGCCGCCGAGCTAGGTGGCACCTGCGACATCTCCGACCGGCGAGAAGGAGGCCTCCTCGTGCGTGCGGTCCTGCCTGTTGAGGAGCCTCCGGCGAGCGCGGAGAGCCGGGTCGAGCGATGA
- a CDS encoding single-stranded DNA-binding protein, with amino-acid sequence MTIPTQMSLHGFVATAPELTFTGKGHARFFCRVGIEQHRKEVDGSFTRLDPVFCDMVLFDRAAERAYPRFKLGDQIVASGYIHEYEQERLGGPSEIREQFVARRIGHDCARTRYVVDRNPAKQPDPPTNEMNVVNEPAQVVGT; translated from the coding sequence ATGACGATTCCCACCCAGATGAGCCTGCACGGGTTCGTCGCCACCGCGCCCGAGCTCACGTTCACCGGCAAGGGGCACGCCAGGTTCTTCTGCCGGGTCGGCATCGAGCAGCACCGCAAGGAGGTCGACGGGTCGTTCACCAGGCTCGACCCCGTCTTCTGCGACATGGTCCTGTTCGACCGCGCGGCCGAGCGGGCCTACCCGCGGTTCAAGCTGGGCGACCAGATCGTCGCTTCCGGCTACATCCACGAGTACGAGCAGGAGCGACTCGGCGGTCCCAGCGAGATCCGTGAGCAGTTCGTCGCCCGCCGGATCGGACACGACTGCGCCCGCACCCGCTACGTCGTCGACCGCAACCCGGCCAAGCAGCCCGACCCGCCGACCAACGAGATGAACGTGGTCAACGAGCCGGCGCAGGTCGTCGGCACCTGA
- a CDS encoding VirB4 family type IV secretion system protein: protein MTGSNEGRLHSAVLVAPRRERRRDRRARKAAAKSLLAEDHDSRKAVAKAKADELAAERRATVVLPKSGEPGPAALRTPGRLRLPRHQDTSATLAGAYPFLAEGGLGSDGVFVGQDLYSGSSFVYDPWVLYARGLITAPNLVLAGIVGSGKSALAKSLYTRSIPFGRRVYVPGDPKGEHTAVAEAVGGKAIALGHGMPTRLNPLDEGHRPAGLDDQQWAAQVTARRRELVGALAETVLDRRLTPLEHTAIDVALAEAVRSADVPVLPTVVDRLLAPDPSTDSDGRLAEDGRLAGHALRRLVAGDLAGLFDGPSTVRFDPTLPMVSLDLSRVTENATLISVLMTCASAWMESALLDPNGGQRWVVYDEAWRLMSHPALLRRMDAHWRLARHYGIANMLIFHKLSDLDNVGDQGSAMRALASSLLANAETRVVYRQESDQLGSTAATLGLTGTEQSLLPTLGTGQGLWRIKHRSFVVQHQLHPAELELFDTAGRMNGVAPQRHLSSETGGIR, encoded by the coding sequence GTGACGGGCTCGAACGAAGGCCGCCTGCATAGCGCGGTTCTCGTTGCTCCTCGACGGGAGCGTCGTCGTGACCGGCGGGCACGCAAGGCGGCGGCGAAGTCGTTGCTGGCCGAGGACCATGACTCGCGCAAGGCCGTGGCCAAGGCGAAGGCCGACGAGCTGGCGGCCGAGCGGCGCGCAACCGTCGTGTTGCCCAAGTCCGGCGAACCCGGCCCCGCCGCACTGCGCACCCCCGGTCGCCTGCGGCTCCCTCGTCATCAGGACACCTCCGCGACGCTCGCCGGCGCCTACCCGTTCCTCGCCGAAGGCGGGCTCGGCAGCGACGGCGTCTTCGTCGGGCAAGACCTCTATTCGGGTAGCTCGTTCGTTTACGACCCGTGGGTGCTGTACGCCCGGGGTCTCATCACTGCGCCGAACCTCGTGCTCGCCGGGATCGTCGGCTCTGGGAAGTCAGCGCTGGCCAAGAGCCTCTACACGCGATCCATCCCGTTTGGACGTCGCGTCTACGTTCCCGGCGACCCGAAGGGTGAGCACACCGCCGTCGCCGAGGCGGTCGGCGGCAAGGCCATCGCGCTCGGGCATGGGATGCCCACCAGGCTCAACCCGCTCGACGAGGGCCACCGCCCCGCTGGGCTCGACGACCAACAGTGGGCAGCGCAAGTCACCGCGAGACGGCGTGAACTGGTCGGCGCACTGGCGGAGACCGTCCTCGACCGTCGGCTCACGCCGCTGGAGCACACCGCGATCGACGTCGCCCTCGCAGAGGCCGTGCGCTCAGCAGACGTCCCGGTGTTGCCAACGGTCGTCGACCGGCTGCTGGCTCCCGATCCGTCCACCGACTCCGATGGTCGGCTTGCCGAGGACGGCCGGCTCGCCGGCCACGCGCTGCGCCGCCTCGTCGCAGGCGACCTAGCCGGGCTCTTCGACGGCCCCTCGACCGTGCGATTCGATCCGACGCTGCCGATGGTCTCCCTCGACCTGTCTCGCGTCACGGAGAACGCCACATTGATCTCGGTCCTGATGACGTGCGCGTCCGCGTGGATGGAGTCCGCCCTGCTCGACCCGAACGGCGGCCAACGCTGGGTCGTGTACGACGAGGCGTGGCGCCTCATGTCCCACCCGGCCCTGCTGCGCCGGATGGACGCCCACTGGCGACTGGCACGGCACTACGGCATCGCCAACATGCTGATCTTCCACAAACTCTCCGACCTCGACAACGTCGGCGATCAGGGCTCCGCGATGCGAGCCCTCGCCTCGTCACTGTTGGCCAACGCCGAGACCCGAGTGGTCTATCGGCAGGAGTCCGACCAGCTCGGGTCAACCGCCGCGACCCTCGGGCTGACCGGCACCGAGCAGTCGCTCCTGCCAACGCTGGGCACCGGACAAGGACTGTGGCGGATCAAGCACCGGTCGTTCGTGGTCCAGCACCAGCTCCATCCCGCCGAGCTGGAGTTGTTCGACACCGCCGGCCGCATGAACGGGGTTGCCCCACAGAGACACCTGTCATCTGAGACAGGAGGCATCCGATGA
- a CDS encoding serine/arginine repetitive matrix protein 2 — protein MRVQTRDLAAREEKLEALQQKLTESVGALVTGDDWKRALKFAARFRSRSFNNTMLIYVQHYAAFQQGRVPEPMPTYVAGFRQWLSLNRAVMKGQSGYAILAPVTARFASSNLADPDSWRRLARGEKPAFGEAVRSKLVGLKPAHVWDISQTDGEPIPETPRPTLLQGQAPEGLWDGLADQITAHGFELRLVSDARSIGGANGLTDYMTREVSVRMDMDDAAQVKTLAHELGHVMLHGPDNADAAMHRGIAEVEAESVALMVGAAHGFATDDYTIPYVASWASSVPDKTPLEVVQSTAERVRGAAVTILDKLDTPQVGDGNPPGLDREALAAGRGAAPVQTVAQRQVEPIRL, from the coding sequence ATGAGAGTCCAGACCCGAGACCTCGCGGCCCGCGAGGAGAAACTCGAAGCCCTGCAACAGAAGCTCACTGAGTCGGTCGGCGCGCTGGTCACCGGCGATGACTGGAAGCGTGCGCTGAAGTTCGCCGCAAGGTTCCGCTCGCGGTCCTTCAACAACACGATGCTGATCTACGTCCAGCACTACGCAGCGTTCCAGCAAGGGCGGGTGCCCGAGCCGATGCCGACGTACGTTGCCGGCTTCCGTCAGTGGCTCAGCCTGAACCGCGCCGTGATGAAGGGCCAGTCGGGCTACGCGATCCTCGCTCCGGTCACCGCTCGGTTCGCCTCCTCGAATCTTGCCGACCCGGACTCGTGGCGACGTCTCGCCCGCGGCGAGAAGCCGGCCTTCGGCGAGGCGGTCCGGTCCAAGCTGGTCGGCCTCAAGCCCGCTCACGTTTGGGACATCTCCCAGACCGACGGTGAGCCGATCCCCGAGACCCCGCGCCCCACCTTGCTCCAGGGCCAGGCGCCGGAGGGCCTGTGGGACGGCCTAGCCGACCAGATCACCGCTCACGGCTTCGAACTGCGACTCGTCTCGGACGCGAGGTCGATCGGTGGCGCGAACGGGCTGACCGACTACATGACCCGCGAGGTGTCGGTGCGGATGGACATGGATGACGCCGCCCAGGTCAAGACGCTGGCCCACGAACTCGGGCACGTCATGCTCCACGGACCCGACAACGCCGATGCGGCCATGCACCGTGGCATCGCCGAGGTCGAGGCCGAGTCGGTCGCGCTCATGGTCGGCGCAGCGCATGGGTTCGCGACTGACGACTACACGATCCCGTACGTCGCCTCGTGGGCGTCGAGCGTGCCGGACAAGACGCCCCTCGAGGTCGTGCAGTCGACCGCCGAGCGTGTGCGGGGTGCGGCGGTCACGATCCTCGACAAGCTCGACACCCCGCAGGTCGGCGACGGCAACCCGCCCGGACTCGACCGCGAAGCGCTCGCTGCTGGGCGTGGCGCGGCTCCGGTCCAAACGGTCGCTCAGCGGCAGGTGGAGCCGATTCGGCTATGA
- a CDS encoding type IV secretory system conjugative DNA transfer family protein, producing MNPRGQGVDDDLINLGLILIAAVGLIAAILRLAGSAAAWVSGASQPNGGWEVGFRVLTHPSNPSTALGADGLAAWVYWLVLLLMVSLVIASTLVLWRRIGSMRHTTSHDPRRLAGVATGRDVRAVASQKALLARGRTLRPSLDKPEPPDVGYLLGRSRGQGVWASVEDSILVLGPPRSGKGLHVVINAILDAPGAVITTATRPDNIAATLTARQERGPVAVFDPQRLAEGLPAGLRWSPVRGCEDPLTAMIRATGLASATGLSTGGVESGGFWEGKTRTALQALLHAAALDNRSPRELFGWTLSPSAAADAVAILSSNHKAAPGWADSLESMIHSDPRTRDSIWMGVSLALTCLADPRVLDAVSPNPGEHFDPVDFLTSNGTLYLLATGAGAGASWSLVAAFIEDLVETARHLAAASPGARMDPPLLLALDEIGNLSPLPSLPVLMAEGGGTGITAMPVLQSLSQARDKWGDHAAGAIWDASIVKVVLGGTSSAKDLQDLSALIGERDEKTDTVSVGDDGSRSLQRSVRRVPVMPPEVIRTLPFGTALVLLRSAPPLVTDLRPWTERRNADRLRDQRTEVEIALRRR from the coding sequence GTGAACCCTCGCGGACAGGGAGTCGACGACGACCTGATCAACCTCGGCCTCATCCTCATCGCCGCCGTCGGCCTGATCGCGGCGATCCTGCGACTTGCTGGATCGGCCGCCGCGTGGGTGTCAGGCGCCTCGCAGCCGAACGGCGGCTGGGAGGTCGGCTTTCGCGTTCTCACCCACCCCAGCAACCCATCCACCGCGCTCGGTGCCGACGGACTCGCAGCTTGGGTCTACTGGCTCGTGCTGCTGCTCATGGTCTCCTTGGTCATCGCCAGCACCCTCGTGCTGTGGCGACGGATCGGCTCGATGAGACACACGACATCGCACGACCCCCGCCGCCTTGCCGGAGTGGCAACCGGGCGCGACGTACGCGCCGTCGCCTCGCAGAAGGCGCTGCTCGCCCGTGGCCGGACGCTGCGACCGTCCCTCGACAAGCCCGAGCCCCCCGACGTCGGCTACCTCCTCGGGCGCTCGCGGGGTCAGGGCGTCTGGGCGTCGGTCGAGGACTCGATCCTGGTGCTGGGACCACCCCGCTCGGGCAAAGGCCTCCACGTCGTCATCAACGCGATCCTCGACGCCCCCGGCGCGGTCATCACCACCGCCACCCGACCCGACAACATCGCAGCCACCCTCACCGCTCGCCAGGAGCGAGGGCCGGTCGCGGTCTTCGACCCCCAACGGCTTGCCGAAGGTCTGCCGGCCGGCCTTCGCTGGTCACCCGTGCGCGGCTGCGAAGACCCACTCACCGCGATGATCCGAGCCACCGGCCTGGCGTCCGCAACCGGCTTGTCGACCGGCGGGGTCGAGTCCGGCGGCTTCTGGGAAGGCAAGACCCGCACAGCCCTCCAGGCGCTGCTCCATGCGGCTGCCCTCGACAATCGCAGTCCCCGCGAGCTGTTCGGGTGGACGCTGTCGCCGTCTGCGGCGGCCGACGCGGTGGCGATCCTGTCGAGCAACCACAAGGCTGCACCCGGCTGGGCCGACTCGTTGGAGTCGATGATTCACTCCGACCCCCGCACCCGAGACTCGATCTGGATGGGCGTCTCCCTCGCCCTGACCTGCCTCGCCGACCCACGAGTCCTCGACGCCGTGTCCCCGAACCCCGGCGAGCACTTCGACCCCGTCGACTTCCTCACCAGCAACGGCACCCTCTACCTCCTCGCCACCGGCGCAGGAGCTGGCGCCTCCTGGTCACTCGTCGCAGCCTTCATCGAGGATCTCGTCGAGACCGCCCGCCACCTCGCCGCCGCATCACCCGGCGCACGCATGGACCCACCGCTACTCCTGGCACTCGACGAGATCGGCAACCTCTCGCCGCTGCCGTCCCTGCCGGTCCTCATGGCCGAGGGCGGCGGCACCGGGATCACCGCGATGCCCGTGCTCCAGTCCCTCTCCCAAGCCCGTGACAAGTGGGGCGACCACGCGGCCGGCGCCATCTGGGACGCCTCCATCGTCAAGGTCGTCCTTGGCGGCACTTCGTCGGCGAAGGACCTCCAAGACCTCTCTGCCCTGATCGGCGAGCGCGACGAGAAGACAGACACGGTCTCCGTCGGCGACGACGGCTCCCGGTCGCTCCAACGCTCCGTACGCCGAGTGCCGGTGATGCCTCCCGAGGTGATCCGCACCTTGCCGTTCGGCACCGCGCTCGTGCTCCTCCGTAGCGCCCCGCCCCTGGTCACCGACCTGCGCCCGTGGACGGAACGCAGGAACGCCGACCGGCTTCGCGACCAGCGCACCGAAGTCGAGATTGCTCTCCGACGCCGCTAG
- a CDS encoding IS1380 family transposase has protein sequence MKLSHTVRATSAAFDDPNLVSTGGLVPVLALADRGGLRDLADTHLTVPTHKGANAGLKVASLVGGMVAGADSIDDMALLRHGGMGRVFARAYAPSTLGSFLRAFTFGHVRQLDAVASRFLIAVAGLTRLLGAGTGLGAGTEESGAGAGYALLDVDDTIIEVHGHSKQGAGFGYSGVRGLNALLATLTTATTAPVIVAQRLRKGAAGSPRGAKRLVGDAVRTARRLLGTGQLVLVRMDSAFYGRGPVHAALVGGADVSVTVRMDKAVKKAIATIGHDAWTTIEYTDAVFDETSQKWISRAEVAEIPFTAFAAQKKSEQVPGRLVVRRIPDFNAEKNKAAGQDTLFDVWRFHAFFTTADPVLLDTVAADKTHRHHAVIEQVHADLKGSALAHLPSGVFTANAAWLVLAVIAFNLTRAAGTLAAPDLARATTATIRRKLITVPARVATSARRITLHLPQAWPWENAWTALFDRVSDPPPGLAA, from the coding sequence ATGAAACTCTCTCACACGGTTCGAGCGACGTCGGCAGCCTTCGATGATCCGAATCTCGTGTCGACTGGCGGCCTGGTCCCGGTGCTCGCGTTGGCCGACCGTGGTGGGCTGCGGGATCTGGCTGATACCCACCTCACGGTGCCCACGCACAAGGGCGCGAACGCCGGACTGAAGGTCGCCTCGCTCGTCGGTGGGATGGTCGCCGGCGCGGACTCGATCGATGACATGGCGCTGCTGCGGCACGGCGGGATGGGCCGGGTTTTCGCCCGCGCCTACGCGCCCTCGACGTTGGGCTCGTTCCTGCGAGCGTTCACCTTCGGCCACGTTCGTCAGCTCGACGCAGTCGCATCGAGGTTCCTGATCGCGGTGGCCGGACTCACCCGGCTCCTGGGCGCCGGGACCGGTCTTGGCGCCGGCACCGAGGAGTCAGGAGCCGGTGCCGGGTACGCGTTGCTCGACGTCGACGACACGATCATCGAGGTCCACGGCCACTCCAAGCAGGGCGCCGGGTTCGGCTACTCCGGTGTGCGCGGGCTCAACGCACTGCTGGCCACGCTCACGACCGCGACGACGGCGCCGGTGATCGTGGCCCAGCGGCTCCGCAAGGGCGCGGCGGGGTCGCCACGCGGCGCGAAGCGGCTGGTCGGCGACGCGGTGAGGACCGCCCGGCGACTGCTCGGCACGGGTCAGCTGGTCTTGGTCCGGATGGACTCGGCGTTCTACGGCCGCGGACCAGTCCACGCCGCCCTGGTCGGCGGCGCCGATGTGTCGGTCACGGTGCGGATGGACAAGGCCGTCAAGAAAGCGATCGCCACAATCGGCCACGACGCGTGGACCACCATCGAGTACACCGACGCCGTCTTCGACGAAACCTCGCAGAAGTGGATCTCTCGCGCCGAGGTCGCCGAGATTCCCTTCACCGCCTTCGCCGCGCAGAAGAAGTCCGAGCAGGTGCCCGGGCGGCTGGTGGTGCGTCGGATCCCCGACTTCAACGCCGAGAAGAACAAGGCAGCCGGCCAGGACACCCTGTTCGACGTGTGGCGCTTCCACGCGTTCTTCACCACCGCCGACCCCGTGCTCCTGGACACCGTCGCGGCGGACAAGACCCACCGCCATCACGCCGTCATCGAGCAGGTCCACGCCGACCTCAAAGGATCCGCGCTGGCCCACCTGCCGTCCGGAGTGTTCACCGCCAACGCCGCCTGGCTGGTGCTCGCCGTTATCGCGTTCAACCTCACCCGCGCCGCAGGCACCCTCGCCGCACCAGACCTGGCACGGGCGACCACCGCGACGATCCGACGCAAGCTGATCACCGTGCCCGCGAGGGTAGCGACCTCAGCGCGCCGGATCACCCTGCACCTGCCCCAAGCCTGGCCCTGGGAGAACGCCTGGACCGCCCTGTTCGACCGGGTCAGCGACCCGCCGCCCGGCCTCGCGGCCTGA
- a CDS encoding histidine kinase: MFFTAVVFATVVPITLGLLLVRRGQRRIGCLLVAHGLSVGLLLGGSEFTSTTTAALVADQLLAGGWVFLFLWLVLIAYVLPDGRPLSRRWLLWVRVGLAGAALLLVGAAGDRSTFRQEHDGLAPPVAWLSPAVSAVLGTVGLLLVVLLFFGSAVAVRSRLKASAGETRLQLLWLVWGALAVPLGLLLLWANHFLLSDIPWITAAAFTGVSTALPATITIAILRYRLFDIQLVLSRTLTYGVLVVGVVALYALLLLAVARVGGNDTLGGLLTVAVVAVAVHPAYAWLGWRVERWVYGYRSQPHQALRLLADRADAAASDTFGTPVTDAVTDAIAEALRADRAWVDTRPGDADDRVVRTPLVHRGESFGYLAVAVPHGRELSSADLALLRDLARYAAVLVRSERQGQALRESRSRIVAGREEERRRLRRDLHDGVGPALAAVVLKLNAAQSRADVDARAALLAEAREEVKDAIAEVRRLVDDLSPDPPMSLVVIA; this comes from the coding sequence ATGTTCTTCACGGCCGTTGTGTTCGCGACGGTGGTCCCGATCACGCTTGGTCTGCTGCTCGTGCGGCGTGGTCAGCGTCGGATCGGCTGCCTGCTGGTAGCGCACGGGCTGTCGGTGGGCCTGCTGTTGGGTGGCTCCGAGTTCACGAGCACGACCACGGCGGCCTTGGTTGCCGACCAGCTGCTCGCCGGCGGTTGGGTCTTCCTGTTCCTATGGTTGGTCCTGATCGCCTACGTCTTGCCCGATGGGCGTCCGCTGTCACGTCGATGGCTGCTCTGGGTCCGTGTTGGGCTGGCGGGCGCAGCGCTGCTTCTCGTGGGTGCGGCCGGTGACCGGAGTACGTTCCGGCAGGAGCACGACGGGCTCGCCCCACCGGTGGCGTGGCTATCGCCGGCGGTGTCGGCAGTTCTCGGGACGGTCGGGCTGCTGCTCGTCGTACTTCTGTTCTTCGGCTCCGCTGTCGCCGTGCGCAGCCGGCTCAAGGCATCGGCGGGCGAGACCAGGCTGCAACTCCTGTGGCTGGTCTGGGGTGCGCTGGCCGTCCCGCTGGGGCTGCTCCTGCTGTGGGCGAATCACTTCCTGCTGAGTGACATTCCCTGGATTACCGCTGCCGCTTTCACCGGTGTCAGCACTGCGCTGCCTGCCACCATCACGATCGCGATCTTGCGCTATCGCCTCTTCGACATCCAGCTCGTCCTCAGCCGCACGCTCACCTATGGCGTCCTGGTTGTCGGTGTGGTGGCGTTGTACGCACTGCTGCTCCTCGCTGTCGCCCGCGTCGGCGGAAACGACACGTTGGGTGGCCTACTCACGGTCGCCGTGGTCGCAGTCGCGGTGCACCCGGCCTACGCTTGGCTCGGCTGGCGGGTCGAGCGGTGGGTCTACGGCTACAGGTCCCAGCCGCACCAAGCCCTCCGCCTGCTCGCCGACCGGGCCGACGCTGCAGCATCTGACACGTTCGGCACTCCGGTCACCGACGCGGTCACTGATGCGATCGCCGAAGCTCTCCGTGCCGATCGCGCGTGGGTGGACACCCGGCCCGGCGACGCGGACGATCGTGTCGTCCGGACGCCGCTGGTGCATCGCGGCGAGAGTTTCGGATATCTCGCGGTGGCAGTGCCGCACGGTCGGGAGCTGTCATCCGCGGATCTGGCTCTCCTCCGCGACCTTGCCCGGTATGCGGCGGTCCTCGTCCGATCGGAGAGACAGGGCCAGGCTCTTCGCGAGTCGCGTTCGCGGATCGTGGCCGGCCGCGAGGAGGAGCGCCGCCGGCTCCGCCGAGACCTTCACGACGGGGTCGGCCCGGCGCTGGCAGCCGTCGTGCTCAAGCTCAACGCCGCGCAGTCACGCGCCGATGTCGACGCGCGCGCCGCACTGCTTGCCGAGGCACGCGAGGAGGTCAAGGACGCTATCGCGGAGGTGCGCCGGCTCGTCGACGACCTAAGCCCGGATCCACCGATGAGCTTGGTGGTAATCGCGTGA
- a CDS encoding PrgI family protein — translation MSNPTTAHDYELAPVKFSRLTRRGVLLGLSGSQLIVVGFGAIMLVLALYFGGGPSLMFVVPVLLLCAALAFIGVGGRKLIEWLPVVSRWLWRSTGGQLLFRRHIVKPRPAGTLSLPGDAARLRQWFDPESGAVMVHDPHAATLTAIVGVTHPAFILLDPIEQQRRVTSWGRVLATACRSGRIASLQVMERTLPDSGKGLAEWWSQHGTHNDSWTSTTYGELIDRAGPAGERHASTVSISLDMKAAGRAIRAAGGGNRGAAAVLRQEMSTMTAALRAADLAPSGWLEPGDLAVILRSAYDPVVAGALERHGELGRDLATAGPVAVTENWSSVRSDSAHHCVLWISEWPRSLVYPGFLAPVLLSSGVRRTFTLLYTPIRTDQAARDIRKKKTEYISDAAQRQRIGQIEDAQQSAEYNDVLQQEADLTAGHGILRTTGLIAVSAQDSDELERAVADIEQAAIQASCETRRLWGQQAQAFSSAALPLCRCL, via the coding sequence ATGAGCAACCCCACGACTGCACACGACTACGAGCTCGCTCCGGTGAAGTTCTCTCGCCTCACGCGGCGCGGCGTGCTCCTGGGACTGTCCGGGTCTCAACTGATCGTGGTCGGGTTCGGCGCGATCATGCTGGTGCTCGCGCTCTACTTCGGCGGCGGACCGTCCTTGATGTTTGTCGTCCCCGTGCTGCTGCTCTGCGCTGCCCTCGCGTTCATCGGGGTCGGCGGTCGCAAGCTGATCGAGTGGCTGCCCGTGGTCAGCCGCTGGCTCTGGCGGTCCACCGGTGGTCAGTTGTTGTTCCGCCGTCACATCGTCAAGCCTCGACCGGCTGGCACGCTGTCGCTGCCTGGGGATGCCGCGCGTCTTCGTCAGTGGTTCGACCCCGAGAGCGGTGCGGTCATGGTTCACGACCCGCACGCCGCGACGCTGACTGCCATCGTCGGCGTCACCCACCCAGCGTTCATCCTGCTCGACCCGATCGAGCAACAACGCCGGGTCACGAGCTGGGGGCGAGTGCTTGCCACGGCGTGCCGCTCGGGACGCATTGCCTCGTTGCAGGTGATGGAGCGGACGCTGCCCGACTCTGGGAAGGGCCTCGCCGAGTGGTGGTCCCAGCACGGAACCCACAACGACTCGTGGACCTCGACGACGTACGGCGAACTGATCGACCGCGCCGGCCCTGCTGGCGAGCGGCACGCGAGCACCGTGTCGATCTCACTCGACATGAAGGCCGCGGGCCGCGCCATCCGGGCAGCCGGTGGCGGCAACCGAGGAGCAGCGGCAGTTCTCCGTCAGGAGATGTCCACCATGACCGCGGCCCTCCGCGCGGCCGACCTCGCTCCATCGGGCTGGCTGGAGCCCGGCGACCTCGCGGTCATCCTCCGCTCCGCGTACGACCCCGTGGTGGCTGGCGCTCTGGAGCGCCACGGCGAGCTCGGCCGCGACCTCGCCACAGCCGGCCCTGTCGCCGTGACCGAGAACTGGTCGAGCGTGCGCAGTGACTCCGCCCATCACTGCGTGCTCTGGATCAGCGAATGGCCACGCTCACTCGTCTACCCCGGCTTCCTCGCGCCCGTCCTGCTTTCTTCCGGCGTACGACGGACCTTCACCCTCCTCTACACGCCCATTCGCACCGACCAGGCCGCCCGCGACATCCGCAAGAAGAAGACCGAGTACATCTCCGACGCCGCCCAACGCCAGCGGATCGGCCAGATCGAGGACGCCCAACAGTCCGCCGAATACAACGACGTCCTCCAGCAGGAAGCCGACCTCACCGCCGGCCACGGCATCCTGCGCACCACCGGGCTGATCGCCGTCAGTGCCCAAGACTCCGACGAACTCGAACGGGCCGTCGCCGACATCGAGCAAGCCGCGATCCAGGCCTCCTGCGAGACGCGGCGGCTCTGGGGACAGCAAGCCCAGGCGTTCTCGTCAGCCGCGCTTCCGCTGTGTAGGTGCCTGTAG
- a CDS encoding MGMT family protein yields the protein MSTNHTSSDAEAVYDACRSVPAGMVITYADLALLVGRPSSHSRTVSTILGHRPGADDPNTDIPWWRVVRTDGTLLDLDQITGPRAQWVGWALDQLADEGVPLLGTGPRRRVDMREAKRMPIPDGITPWVAPPKSGTSRTTGRTVREAVPCWRHEKVQYSCRDCSPGRP from the coding sequence ATGAGCACCAACCACACGAGCAGCGATGCCGAGGCGGTGTACGACGCGTGCCGGTCAGTCCCGGCGGGGATGGTCATCACGTACGCCGATCTGGCTCTTCTGGTCGGCAGGCCGTCGAGCCACAGCCGCACGGTGTCGACGATCCTGGGCCATCGTCCCGGAGCTGACGACCCCAATACCGATATCCCGTGGTGGCGAGTCGTCCGCACGGACGGAACCCTGCTCGACCTCGACCAGATCACGGGGCCGCGGGCACAGTGGGTCGGTTGGGCGCTCGACCAGCTCGCCGACGAGGGCGTTCCCCTCCTGGGCACGGGGCCGCGCCGACGTGTCGACATGCGCGAAGCTAAGCGGATGCCCATCCCTGATGGCATCACCCCGTGGGTGGCCCCGCCGAAGTCAGGTACAAGTCGAACAACGGGCAGGACGGTCCGAGAGGCCGTGCCTTGTTGGCGTCACGAGAAGGTCCAGTACTCATGCCGCGATTGCTCGCCCGGGCGCCCCTGA
- a CDS encoding response regulator, with protein sequence MIRLLAVDDHPAYRRGLELMLADVDDIDIVGEAETGLRAVELAEELAPDVVLMDLRMPELDGIEATRRINRGAFAPAVVVLTMFEDDDSVFAAMRAGARGYLLKGAEQDEIVRAVRAAAAGEAIFGREIAQRVIAHFARGAGSTAAAFPSLTDREREVLELVAAGKGNSIIAHELMINLKTVRNHVSNVLNKLQVSDRSAAIVKAREAGLGGGK encoded by the coding sequence ATGATCCGGCTGCTCGCGGTCGACGACCACCCGGCGTACCGGCGCGGCCTCGAGCTGATGCTCGCCGACGTCGACGACATCGACATCGTCGGTGAGGCTGAAACCGGTCTACGCGCCGTGGAGCTTGCCGAAGAGCTGGCTCCCGACGTCGTGCTGATGGACCTGCGGATGCCCGAGCTGGACGGCATCGAGGCGACGCGAAGAATCAACCGGGGCGCGTTCGCCCCGGCGGTCGTCGTCCTCACGATGTTCGAGGACGACGACTCCGTCTTCGCGGCGATGCGCGCCGGCGCCCGCGGCTACCTCCTCAAGGGAGCAGAGCAGGACGAGATCGTGCGCGCGGTCCGCGCCGCCGCGGCAGGCGAGGCGATCTTCGGCCGCGAGATCGCCCAACGTGTCATCGCCCACTTCGCCCGCGGCGCCGGATCCACTGCAGCTGCTTTCCCCTCGCTGACCGATCGCGAGCGCGAGGTGTTGGAGCTGGTCGCTGCTGGCAAGGGCAACTCGATCATCGCCCACGAGTTGATGATCAACCTGAAGACGGTACGCAACCACGTATCCAACGTCCTCAACAAGCTCCAGGTCTCCGACCGGTCCGCGGCCATCGTGAAGGCACGCGAAGCGGGCCTGGGGGGTGGCAAGTGA